TCTCCCCCGGAGACATAGTGGTGGTCAATACTACCGCGGTAGAATTGAATTTAGGCACTGGCGGTTATCATTTCGTGATTAACAATCTAAGCCGGGAAAATATGCCTCTGGAAGGTCAGGGCCATATTATGAAATTGCGTTACACCCCTATGCAAATGAAAGTCCTCAGCGTGGAGGAAGAGGCCAGTCCTTTTCGCAAGAAACTTGAAGTCGCCGATTCTTTAAAGCAAACACCGGTTGTAGCTGCCCTCTTGCACAGCATGTTAGCCCCTGTAGCGCTGGCGATTAAAGCCCAGGCTTCGAAAAAAATTCGTGTCGTATACATGATGACTGACGGCGCTGCGCTGCCGCTGGCTTTGAGCAGGATAGTACCGGAATTATTGGAACGGGGCTTAATCCACGGAACAGTGACCGTAGGTAATGCCTTTGGTGGGCAAATTGAAGCGGTAAATATTTATTCCGGCTTGCTTGCAGCCAAGTCAGTTTTGGAAGCTGATATTATTATTGCTGCCATGGGTCCCGGTATAGTAGGAACAGGAACTAAATGGGGCTTCAGCGGTGTGGAACAAGGATTTGTGCTAAACGCTGCCGCTGTTTTAGAGGGTATACCGCTGGCAGTACCAAGGATAAGCTTTGCAGATCCCCGCTCACGGCATTATGGCATAAGCCACCATACCTTAACTGTGCTCCAAAAGGTTGCATTAGCCCCCACGGTAGTTCCAATGGCCAGGTTACCGGAAAACCAAATGCAGGTAGTGCTAGAACAATGGAAAGAGGCTCGCTTGCAGCGGCATTGTCTCAAGGTGGTGGAAGCTGAAAAGCAATTTGAGGAACTGGTTGTTTCAGGATTAAACTTGGCCACAATGGGGCGAAGCCCCGAAAAAGATAAAGCATTCTTTTTAACTAGTGTAGCGGCCGGTATTGTGGCTGCTGAACTGGCCGGTTAATGCAGCGCAGTGCGGAGAATTTCTTTAACAGTTGTCTCCGTGGAAAAATTTTGCAAAAAAGTGCTCAGTTCCTTGATCTTGCCAATAAAAGTAAAGGAGTTTTTGGTATAGATAATTTCCATTACATATCCCCCTGTTGTTGTGAGATTAATCCAAGTGCTATTATTATATGAATAAGACCAAAAAGTATGAGGGGTGGTATGATGGAAGAGCAAACCATACACAGTAAAACTGTCTTTAGGGGCAAAGTAGTTAGCCTGAGGCTGGAAGAAGTACAATTGCCAGATGGGCGCACAACCACTAGGGAAATTGTAGAACACCCGGGAGCGGTGGCTGTAATTCCCCTTTTAAACAGCGGAGAAATCGCCATGGTCAAACAGTATAGAAAACCGGTAGGGAAAGTTTTATACGAACTCCCTGCCGGAAAGCTGGAAAGAGGGGAAGAGCCTTTAAATTGTGCGCGAAGGGAATTATTGGAGGAAACAGGGCTAACTGCAAGCCAAATAACTAAACTGCTGGAATTTTACACCACTCCCGGCTTTAGCGATGAAGTGATGCATCTCTATTTGGCCACGGGACTTGAGCAGGGGGAACAGCGGTTGGACAGCGATGAATTTTTGCAGCTGGAGCGTTTTCCCCTGGCCACTTTGCTGAAAATGGTGCGGGAAGGTCAAATCCAAGATGCAAAGACTATCATTGGGCTGCTATGGTTAGCCAATAAAAATTGCTTGGGAGAAAAAAGGTGACAAAGGTATTCCAACCACAGGTTTCAGTGACTGCTGACGCCACCGGCGCATATCAGGCGGGAAAAAGTGGAAATCTCGTGATTATAGTAGATGTAATTGACATGAGTACCACCTTGGAGAGCGCTTTAGAAGCGGGCGCAACAGCGGTTTTTGGTGCCAGTCCGGCCAGTGTGCGACCGCCTGTGCCGGTAGACCCGGGGAAAATAGGATTAGAAGCCGGCAGCTTGGCCGTTAAGTTCCACAGCCCGTTGATAGTGGTGTGTGAACCGCGCTGGGGCAAAAGGTCAGACTTCATAGCCAGCGCTGCCGAAGTGCTGGAAGGCATCCACCTGGCCGGAGCCGAGATTGCTGACATTATCCCTAATTTAGGGGCCTCTACCGTTAAAATATGTGATTTTAAACAAAAGGTAGTGGTTGCCATCACCGATACGGGAGGGGTTGCCTTTGATGCGGCATATAATGCGGGCGGAACTGTGATCGTCGGGACTATAGCCAGAACTTTCCACAGCAAAGGGACAAAACCTGCTCAGAACGCTGTTGCCAGGGCACTGGCAATGGCTCAACAGTTAAAGAAAGACATAAGTGTGGTAGCTGCCAGCGCCAATTCGCTGGAAGATGTCCTAGCTGCCCAATATATTGGACAGCGCCTTTGGGAAGCAATCAGAAATAAGTATTAGTACTACCGCTGCAGTTAATTTTTTGGTACTTGGTATAAAACTCGTCCAAAGGCCATAGGTATGTATAAGAATGGCTTTAGGAGGAACTGCTGCTATGGGGAAAAAGTTCTGGCGTGTTATTAGTGTACATTGGAAGGACAATCTCTTGCTTTATATGGTCATCATTTTATTTTTACTTCTAGGCATTCTTGCCGGTGCTCTCGGGGCAAAAACTTTAAGTTCCAAACAGGAAGGAGAGCTTATAGAATATTTAAATCGTTTTGCTGCCAGTTTTACCAGCGTCGAAGTAGAGCCGGGCATATTAGTCAGACAGTCGCTGCTGACCAATTTAAAACTGCTTGGAATAGTTTGGTTTCTGGGTTTGACTGTACTTGGCGCCCCTTTGATCCTATTAGTTATTGCAGCCAAAGGTTTTTACCTTGGTTTTACCGCAGGTTTTTTGATTCAGGAAAAGGGGATGGCAGGCATCCTGTTAACTGCTCTGGCGCTGCTTCCGCAGAATATATTCAACCTGCCTGCGTTGGTGGCAGCAGGAGTAACTGCAGCCTCTTTTTCCTTTTGGCTCTTTAAAGGTCGGGTTAAAGAGCGCAATAAAAAGCTTTCACAACAATTCCTTATTTATACGTTACTGCTAGGGAGTCTTGCGGGGTTTATTTTATTAGGGTCCTTATTAGAAGCCTACCTGACTCCTCAATTGATAAAAATGGTCATAATGTATCTCTAAATTTACTCATTGCAAGTAATGCTTGGCTAACTGCCAAGTTTTTTTATTTCAGCCGCCACTGGAATAAAAATTGCCATATTACGAACAATAGTTAAAAATTGCGGTAAGGGAGCGAGGAGTAATGCTTATCGGCGTGCCTAAAGAAATTAAAAACAATGAGAACAGGGTGGCGCTTACGCCGGGAGGCGCTGCAAATCTTGTTCGTCTTGGGCATAAAGTCCTAGTTGAAACTAACGCAGGGGTGGGGAGCGGCTATCTGGACAGCGAATATGTTGTTGCAGGCGCCCAAATAGCACCGGATCGGGTCAGTGTTTACGGCGAAGCAGACATGATTATGAAGGTCAAGGAGCCTTTGCCGGAAGAATATGATTTATTCAGGGAAAAACAAGTGATTTTCACTTATTTACACCTTGCCCCGGAACCTGAGCTAACCAGAGCCTTAATGCGCCGCAAAGTAGTGGCCATTGCTTATGAAACTATTCAATTACCTGACGGAAGCCTGCCCTTATTAACCCCTATGAGCGAGGTAGCCGGCAGAATGTCGGTGCAAATTGGCGCCCATTTTCTGCAAAAACCTGAAGGTGGTAGAGGAGTTCTCTTAGGCGGTGTTCCAGGGGTGGCGCCGGCTGACGTGGTCATTGTGGGCGGAGGTATTGTAGGGACTAATGCGGCAAAAATGGCGGTGGGCTTAGGAGCACAAGTAACAATTTTGGACCTGAATGCAGCCCGGTTGAGGTACCTGGATGATCTTTTCCAAGGCAGGACTAAAAATCTGATGTCAAACCAGCATAATTTATCCATGGCGGTGAAATATGCGGATTTGCTCATCGGGGCAGTTTTAATCCCCGGTGCACGGGCTCCGAGGGTTGTTACGGAAGACATGGTAAAAACCATGAAAAAGGGTGCAGTAATCGTAGACGTTGCCATTGACCAAGGGGGGTGCGTGGAAACAATCGATAGAGTCACTACTCACAGCAACCCTATTTACGAAAAACATGGGGTGCTTCATTATGCTGTGGCTAATATTCCTGGAGCTGTAGCCAGGACCGCTACTATTGCGTTAACCAATGTAACATTGCCTTATGCTATAGAAATTGTGCAGAAAGGATACGAAAGAGCCATCAAAGAAAACGGTGCTTTAGCGCTGGGAGTAAACGTTATTGACGGCCAAGTGGTTTATAAAGCAGTTGCAGATGCTTTAAATTTACCTTATGTGCCTTTGCCGGAACTGTTGAAGTAGCTTGAAGCGCGGTTTGGTCGGGTAGCGCTCGGAAATCCTCAGTAGAAGCTTTTTAAAAACCTTTTTAACTTGTCTAAAGGAGGTTTACATGCAGGGGGAGGAAAAATTTCTAAGCGATGTAGCTGCTTTTTTGTGGAGAATTCATAGTTTTTTTCACTATTTTTAGGGTCAAATTATGATGGAAAAGCGGTGAGATAACTTTTTGCGCAAGAAGATAAACTTCAAGCGGTTAGGCTAAACGAGCTTTGTAACTTTGGGAGGAGTTTACTGCTTAATGTGGAATAAGTTAGGATAGACTTTCCATACAGGTATGGGGCTGGTAGATTATGAGAAGCAATGTGGAAGAATTTATCCATTATTTGGCGGTTGAGAGAGGTTTAGCCGAGAATACTCTTGAATCTTATTATCGAGATTTAATAGGTTTTTGCACGTTTGCTGCTGAGGTGGCCAAAGTGCGAAACGTGGGAGAAGTAACAAGGGAAGTAATTCTGCGCTACCTGCTGAATATGCAAAAAGAAGGCAAGTCACCGGCTACTTTAGCCCGGCATGTG
This region of Zhaonella formicivorans genomic DNA includes:
- the ald gene encoding alanine dehydrogenase; its protein translation is MLIGVPKEIKNNENRVALTPGGAANLVRLGHKVLVETNAGVGSGYLDSEYVVAGAQIAPDRVSVYGEADMIMKVKEPLPEEYDLFREKQVIFTYLHLAPEPELTRALMRRKVVAIAYETIQLPDGSLPLLTPMSEVAGRMSVQIGAHFLQKPEGGRGVLLGGVPGVAPADVVIVGGGIVGTNAAKMAVGLGAQVTILDLNAARLRYLDDLFQGRTKNLMSNQHNLSMAVKYADLLIGAVLIPGARAPRVVTEDMVKTMKKGAVIVDVAIDQGGCVETIDRVTTHSNPIYEKHGVLHYAVANIPGAVARTATIALTNVTLPYAIEIVQKGYERAIKENGALALGVNVIDGQVVYKAVADALNLPYVPLPELLK
- a CDS encoding NUDIX hydrolase → MEEQTIHSKTVFRGKVVSLRLEEVQLPDGRTTTREIVEHPGAVAVIPLLNSGEIAMVKQYRKPVGKVLYELPAGKLERGEEPLNCARRELLEETGLTASQITKLLEFYTTPGFSDEVMHLYLATGLEQGEQRLDSDEFLQLERFPLATLLKMVREGQIQDAKTIIGLLWLANKNCLGEKR
- the spoIIM gene encoding stage II sporulation protein M → MGKKFWRVISVHWKDNLLLYMVIILFLLLGILAGALGAKTLSSKQEGELIEYLNRFAASFTSVEVEPGILVRQSLLTNLKLLGIVWFLGLTVLGAPLILLVIAAKGFYLGFTAGFLIQEKGMAGILLTALALLPQNIFNLPALVAAGVTAASFSFWLFKGRVKERNKKLSQQFLIYTLLLGSLAGFILLGSLLEAYLTPQLIKMVIMYL
- a CDS encoding DUF3866 family protein, with product MLSFKRGKVEEVLAKRPGCTEILVQIEGERSKAINYDQLTGNISPGDIVVVNTTAVELNLGTGGYHFVINNLSRENMPLEGQGHIMKLRYTPMQMKVLSVEEEASPFRKKLEVADSLKQTPVVAALLHSMLAPVALAIKAQASKKIRVVYMMTDGAALPLALSRIVPELLERGLIHGTVTVGNAFGGQIEAVNIYSGLLAAKSVLEADIIIAAMGPGIVGTGTKWGFSGVEQGFVLNAAAVLEGIPLAVPRISFADPRSRHYGISHHTLTVLQKVALAPTVVPMARLPENQMQVVLEQWKEARLQRHCLKVVEAEKQFEELVVSGLNLATMGRSPEKDKAFFLTSVAAGIVAAELAG